The following proteins are encoded in a genomic region of Triticum dicoccoides isolate Atlit2015 ecotype Zavitan chromosome 1B, WEW_v2.0, whole genome shotgun sequence:
- the LOC119350350 gene encoding uncharacterized protein LOC119350350, with product MADAEEARSERLVLSGSSDALGVDGCFIKLTTGAQLLAATGRDGNNNIYPLAFGIVGQEDTPNWCWFLHQLKICLGGEEGQFGPYTIMSDRQKGLLNAVNAVFPKCNQRFCLRHIYANFQNAGFRGEDLKKCMDNAAYAYSEHKFNIAMNDLRAECQEAWEWLCQIPKKTWARHAFDTNCKTDLVVNNLSEVFNKYVLDVRKKPIRTMCDGIKDKQMMRWHRNRESAKTARWDITPHYSEKLEVEKERAKYCKPIQAGVNLWQVTSGQQTHAVDLQVHTCGCRKWDLSGIPCNHAISAINKGKRKPEDYVSKFFKKEFYVAAYEPMIYPVPGEHDWTKTPGPDIDPPAFKVKRGRKKEKRIKGEI from the exons ATGGCGGACGCGGAGGAGGCACGCAGTGAGCGTCTGGTGCTGTCGGGCTCGTCGGACGCGTTGG GTGTTGATGGGTGCTTCATTAAGTTAACTACTGGTGCTCAACTACTTGCTGCCACTGGTAGAGATGGCAACAACAATATATACCCACTAGCATTTGGTATTGTTGGGCAAGAGGACACACCTAACTGGTGTTGGTTTCTACACCAACTTAAAATCTGCCTAGGAGGAGAAGAGGGACAGTTTGGTCCATATACAATAATGTCAGATAGACAAAAG GGCCTACTAAATGCAGTGAATGCTGTCTTTCCTAAGTGCAACCAAAGGTTCTGCCTTAGGCATATCTATGCAAACTTCCAAAATGCTGGGTTTAGGGGGGAAGATCTGAAGAAGTGTATGGATAATGCTGCCTATGCATATAGTGAACACAAATTTAACATTGCAATGAATGACCTTAGAGCTGAATGTCAGGAAGCTTGGGAGTGGCTTTGTCAAATACCCAAGAAAACATGGGCAAGGCATGCATTTGACACAAACTGCAAGACTGACCTTGTAGTTAACAATTTGTCTGAGGTGTTCAACAAGTATGTCCTAGATGTTAGGAAGAAACCAATTAGGACAATGTGTGATGGAATAAAGGATAAACAGATGATGAGGTGGCATAGGAATAGGGAGAGTGCAAAGACAGCTAGATGGGACATAACACCCCATTATAGTGAGAAGCTAGAGGTTGAGAAGGAGAGGGCCaaatattgcaaaccaattcaagcCGGTGTGAACTTGTGGCAGGTTACAAGTGGGCAGCAAACCCATGCTGTTGACTTGCAAGTGCACACATGTGGGTGCAGAAAATGGGACCTCAGTGGCATCCCATGTAACCATGCCATCTCAGCAATCAACAAGGGCAAAAGAAAACCAGAGGATTATGTCAGCAAGTTCTTCAAGAAAGAATTTTATGTGGCAGCTTATGAACCAATGATCTATCCAGTTCCTGGTGAGCATGACTGGACAAAGACCCCTGGTCCAGACATTGACCCACCTGCATTTAAAGTGAAGagaggaagaaagaaagagaagaggatCAAGGGGGAAATTTGA